A genomic stretch from Neomonachus schauinslandi chromosome 16, ASM220157v2, whole genome shotgun sequence includes:
- the APLP1 gene encoding amyloid-like protein 1 isoform X5, which yields MGPTSPAARGPGRHRGPPPLPLLLPLLLLLLRAQLAVGSLAGGSPGAAEAPGSAQVAGLCGHLTLHRDLRTGRWEPDPQRSRRCLRDPQRVLEYCRQMYPELQIARVEQATQAIPMERWCGGARSGRCAHPHHQVVPFRCLPGEFVSEALLVPEGCRFLHQERMDQCESSTWRHQEAQEACSSQGLILHGSGMLLPCGTDRFRGVEYVCCPPPVTPDPSGTAVGDPSTRSWPLGGRVEGREDEEEEESFLQPVDDYFVEPPRAEEEEEEERILPSSSHSPVGVSKVTTTPRPTDGVDVYFGMPGEISEHEGFLRAKMDLEERRMRQINEVMREWAMADNQSKNLPKADRQALNEHFQSILQTLEEQVSGERQRLVETHATRVIALINDQRRAALEGFLAALQGDPPQAERILPALRRYLRAEQKEQRHALRHYQHVAAVDPEKAQQMRFQVQTHLQVIEERMNQSLGLLDQNPRLAQELWPQIQELLHSEHLGPNELEAPAPGGSSEDKGGLQPLDSKDDTPMALPKGSAEQDAASSGKEKMSPLEQYERKVNVSVPRGFPFHSSEIQRDELVDPMLTLEEQQLRELQRHGYENPTYRFLEERP from the exons ATGGGGCCCACCAGCCCCGCCGCTCGCGGTCCGGGCCGCCACCGGGGCCCGCCACCGCTGCCGCTGTTGCTGCCGCTGTTGCTGCTCCTTCTGCGCGCGCAGCTCGCCGTCGGGAGCCTGGCCGGTGGGAGCCCCGGCGCGGCCGAG GCCCCGGGGTCGGCCCAGGTTGCTGGACTATGCGGGCACCTAACCCTTCACCGGGACCTGCGCACCGGCCGCTGGGAACCAGACCCGCAGCGCTCGCGACGCTGTCTCCGGGACCCGCAACGCGTGCTGGAATACTGCAGACAG ATGTACCCGGAGCTGCAGATTGCGCGTGTGGAACAGGCGACACAGGCCATCCCCATGGAGCGCTGGTGTGGGGGTGCCCGGAGTGGCCGCtgtgcccacccccaccaccaggtTGTGCCTTTCCGCTGCCTGC CGGGTGAATTCGTGAGCGAGGCCCTGCTGGTGCCTGAAGGCTGCCGGTTCTTGCATCAGGAGCGCATGGACCAGTGCGAGAGTTCAACCTGGAGGCATCAGGAGGCACAGGAG GCCTGCAGCTCCCAGGGCCTCATCCTGCATGGCTCCGGCATGCTTTTGCCCTGTGGCACAGATCGGTTCCGAGGTGTGGAGTATGTGTGCTGCCCCCCTCCAGTGACCCCCGATCCATCTGGGACAGCAGTTGG TGACCCCTCCACCCGGTCCTGGCCCCTAGGGGGCAGAGTAGAAGGGCgtgaggatgaggaagaagaggaatccTTCCTACAGCCAGTAGACGATTACTTCGTGGAGCCCCCACGggctgaagaggaagaagaggaggaaagaattcTACCATCAAGCTCCCACAGCCCTGTAGGGGTCAGCAAAG TGACCACCACCCCAAGGCCCACAGATGGTGTGGATGTGTACTTCGGCATGCCTGGAGAAATCAGCGAGCATGAGGGGTTCCTGCGGGCCAAGATGGACCTGGAGGAACGTAGGATGCGCCAGATTAATGAG GTGATGCGTGAATGGGCCATGGCAGACAACCAGTCCAAGAACCTGCCGAAGGCTGACAGACAGGCCCTGAATGAG CACTTCCAGTCCATTCTGCAGACCCTGGAGGAGCAGGTGTCTGGTGAGCGACAGCGCCTGGTGGAGACCCACGCCACCCGAGTCATCGCCCTTATCAACGACCAGCGCCGGGCTGCCCTGGAAGGTTTCCTGGCGGCACTGCAGGGGGACCCGCCTCAG GCCGAGCGCATCCTGCCGGCCCTGCGGCGTTACCTGCGCGCTGAGCAGAAGGAGCAAAGGCATGCGCTGAGGCATTACCAGCATGTGGCCGCTGTGGACCCCGAGAAGGCCCAGCAGATGCGCTTCCAG GTGCAGACCCACCTTCAAGTCATTGAAGAAAGGATGAATCAGAGCCTGGGGCTGCTTGACCAGAACCCCCGCCTGGCTCAGGAGCTGTGGCCCCAGATCC AGGAGCTCCTCCACTCTGAGCACCTGGGTCCCAATGAGTTGGAAGCCCCCGCCCCAGGGGGCAGCAGTGAGGACAAGGGTGGGCTGCAGCCTCTGGATTCCAAGGATG ACACTCCCATGGCCCTTCCCAAAG GGTCTGCAGAACAAGATGCTGCATCCTCTGGGAAAGAGAAGATGTCCCCCCTGGAGCAGTATGAGCGAAAG GTGAATGTGTCTGTTCCAAGGGGTTTTCCTTTCCACTCTTCGGAGATTCAGAGAGATGAGCTG
- the APLP1 gene encoding amyloid-like protein 1 isoform X4 — MGPTSPAARGPGRHRGPPPLPLLLPLLLLLLRAQLAVGSLAGGSPGAAEAPGSAQVAGLCGHLTLHRDLRTGRWEPDPQRSRRCLRDPQRVLEYCRQMYPELQIARVEQATQAIPMERWCGGARSGRCAHPHHQVVPFRCLPGEFVSEALLVPEGCRFLHQERMDQCESSTWRHQEAQEACSSQGLILHGSGMLLPCGTDRFRGVEYVCCPPPVTPDPSGTAVGDPSTRSWPLGGRVEGREDEEEEESFLQPVDDYFVEPPRAEEEEEEERILPSSSHSPVGVSKVTTTPRPTDGVDVYFGMPGEISEHEGFLRAKMDLEERRMRQINEVMREWAMADNQSKNLPKADRQALNEHFQSILQTLEEQVSGERQRLVETHATRVIALINDQRRAALEGFLAALQGDPPQAERILPALRRYLRAEQKEQRHALRHYQHVAAVDPEKAQQMRFQVQTHLQVIEERMNQSLGLLDQNPRLAQELWPQIQELLHSEHLGPNELEAPAPGGSSEDKGGLQPLDSKDDTPMALPKGSAEQDAASSGKEKMSPLEQYERKVNVSVPRGFPFHSSEIQRDELEEALWGYQPWSGGGGPYADPGGATASGTAASWL, encoded by the exons ATGGGGCCCACCAGCCCCGCCGCTCGCGGTCCGGGCCGCCACCGGGGCCCGCCACCGCTGCCGCTGTTGCTGCCGCTGTTGCTGCTCCTTCTGCGCGCGCAGCTCGCCGTCGGGAGCCTGGCCGGTGGGAGCCCCGGCGCGGCCGAG GCCCCGGGGTCGGCCCAGGTTGCTGGACTATGCGGGCACCTAACCCTTCACCGGGACCTGCGCACCGGCCGCTGGGAACCAGACCCGCAGCGCTCGCGACGCTGTCTCCGGGACCCGCAACGCGTGCTGGAATACTGCAGACAG ATGTACCCGGAGCTGCAGATTGCGCGTGTGGAACAGGCGACACAGGCCATCCCCATGGAGCGCTGGTGTGGGGGTGCCCGGAGTGGCCGCtgtgcccacccccaccaccaggtTGTGCCTTTCCGCTGCCTGC CGGGTGAATTCGTGAGCGAGGCCCTGCTGGTGCCTGAAGGCTGCCGGTTCTTGCATCAGGAGCGCATGGACCAGTGCGAGAGTTCAACCTGGAGGCATCAGGAGGCACAGGAG GCCTGCAGCTCCCAGGGCCTCATCCTGCATGGCTCCGGCATGCTTTTGCCCTGTGGCACAGATCGGTTCCGAGGTGTGGAGTATGTGTGCTGCCCCCCTCCAGTGACCCCCGATCCATCTGGGACAGCAGTTGG TGACCCCTCCACCCGGTCCTGGCCCCTAGGGGGCAGAGTAGAAGGGCgtgaggatgaggaagaagaggaatccTTCCTACAGCCAGTAGACGATTACTTCGTGGAGCCCCCACGggctgaagaggaagaagaggaggaaagaattcTACCATCAAGCTCCCACAGCCCTGTAGGGGTCAGCAAAG TGACCACCACCCCAAGGCCCACAGATGGTGTGGATGTGTACTTCGGCATGCCTGGAGAAATCAGCGAGCATGAGGGGTTCCTGCGGGCCAAGATGGACCTGGAGGAACGTAGGATGCGCCAGATTAATGAG GTGATGCGTGAATGGGCCATGGCAGACAACCAGTCCAAGAACCTGCCGAAGGCTGACAGACAGGCCCTGAATGAG CACTTCCAGTCCATTCTGCAGACCCTGGAGGAGCAGGTGTCTGGTGAGCGACAGCGCCTGGTGGAGACCCACGCCACCCGAGTCATCGCCCTTATCAACGACCAGCGCCGGGCTGCCCTGGAAGGTTTCCTGGCGGCACTGCAGGGGGACCCGCCTCAG GCCGAGCGCATCCTGCCGGCCCTGCGGCGTTACCTGCGCGCTGAGCAGAAGGAGCAAAGGCATGCGCTGAGGCATTACCAGCATGTGGCCGCTGTGGACCCCGAGAAGGCCCAGCAGATGCGCTTCCAG GTGCAGACCCACCTTCAAGTCATTGAAGAAAGGATGAATCAGAGCCTGGGGCTGCTTGACCAGAACCCCCGCCTGGCTCAGGAGCTGTGGCCCCAGATCC AGGAGCTCCTCCACTCTGAGCACCTGGGTCCCAATGAGTTGGAAGCCCCCGCCCCAGGGGGCAGCAGTGAGGACAAGGGTGGGCTGCAGCCTCTGGATTCCAAGGATG ACACTCCCATGGCCCTTCCCAAAG GGTCTGCAGAACAAGATGCTGCATCCTCTGGGAAAGAGAAGATGTCCCCCCTGGAGCAGTATGAGCGAAAG GTGAATGTGTCTGTTCCAAGGGGTTTTCCTTTCCACTCTTCGGAGATTCAGAGAGATGAGCTG
- the APLP1 gene encoding amyloid-like protein 1 isoform X6, with amino-acid sequence MGPTSPAARGPGRHRGPPPLPLLLPLLLLLLRAQLAVGSLAGGSPGAAEAPGSAQVAGLCGHLTLHRDLRTGRWEPDPQRSRRCLRDPQRVLEYCRQMYPELQIARVEQATQAIPMERWCGGARSGRCAHPHHQVVPFRCLPGEFVSEALLVPEGCRFLHQERMDQCESSTWRHQEAQEACSSQGLILHGSGMLLPCGTDRFRGVEYVCCPPPVTPDPSGTAVGDPSTRSWPLGGRVEGREDEEEEESFLQPVDDYFVEPPRAEEEEEEERILPSSSHSPVGVSKVTTTPRPTDGVDVYFGMPGEISEHEGFLRAKMDLEERRMRQINEVMREWAMADNQSKNLPKADRQALNEHFQSILQTLEEQVSGERQRLVETHATRVIALINDQRRAALEGFLAALQGDPPQAERILPALRRYLRAEQKEQRHALRHYQHVAAVDPEKAQQMRFQVQTHLQVIEERMNQSLGLLDQNPRLAQELWPQIQELLHSEHLGPNELEAPAPGGSSEDKGGLQPLDSKDDTPMALPKGSAEQDAASSGKEKMSPLEQYERKVNVSVPRGFPFHSSEIQRDELAPAGRSPMGLSAMEWWRWTLC; translated from the exons ATGGGGCCCACCAGCCCCGCCGCTCGCGGTCCGGGCCGCCACCGGGGCCCGCCACCGCTGCCGCTGTTGCTGCCGCTGTTGCTGCTCCTTCTGCGCGCGCAGCTCGCCGTCGGGAGCCTGGCCGGTGGGAGCCCCGGCGCGGCCGAG GCCCCGGGGTCGGCCCAGGTTGCTGGACTATGCGGGCACCTAACCCTTCACCGGGACCTGCGCACCGGCCGCTGGGAACCAGACCCGCAGCGCTCGCGACGCTGTCTCCGGGACCCGCAACGCGTGCTGGAATACTGCAGACAG ATGTACCCGGAGCTGCAGATTGCGCGTGTGGAACAGGCGACACAGGCCATCCCCATGGAGCGCTGGTGTGGGGGTGCCCGGAGTGGCCGCtgtgcccacccccaccaccaggtTGTGCCTTTCCGCTGCCTGC CGGGTGAATTCGTGAGCGAGGCCCTGCTGGTGCCTGAAGGCTGCCGGTTCTTGCATCAGGAGCGCATGGACCAGTGCGAGAGTTCAACCTGGAGGCATCAGGAGGCACAGGAG GCCTGCAGCTCCCAGGGCCTCATCCTGCATGGCTCCGGCATGCTTTTGCCCTGTGGCACAGATCGGTTCCGAGGTGTGGAGTATGTGTGCTGCCCCCCTCCAGTGACCCCCGATCCATCTGGGACAGCAGTTGG TGACCCCTCCACCCGGTCCTGGCCCCTAGGGGGCAGAGTAGAAGGGCgtgaggatgaggaagaagaggaatccTTCCTACAGCCAGTAGACGATTACTTCGTGGAGCCCCCACGggctgaagaggaagaagaggaggaaagaattcTACCATCAAGCTCCCACAGCCCTGTAGGGGTCAGCAAAG TGACCACCACCCCAAGGCCCACAGATGGTGTGGATGTGTACTTCGGCATGCCTGGAGAAATCAGCGAGCATGAGGGGTTCCTGCGGGCCAAGATGGACCTGGAGGAACGTAGGATGCGCCAGATTAATGAG GTGATGCGTGAATGGGCCATGGCAGACAACCAGTCCAAGAACCTGCCGAAGGCTGACAGACAGGCCCTGAATGAG CACTTCCAGTCCATTCTGCAGACCCTGGAGGAGCAGGTGTCTGGTGAGCGACAGCGCCTGGTGGAGACCCACGCCACCCGAGTCATCGCCCTTATCAACGACCAGCGCCGGGCTGCCCTGGAAGGTTTCCTGGCGGCACTGCAGGGGGACCCGCCTCAG GCCGAGCGCATCCTGCCGGCCCTGCGGCGTTACCTGCGCGCTGAGCAGAAGGAGCAAAGGCATGCGCTGAGGCATTACCAGCATGTGGCCGCTGTGGACCCCGAGAAGGCCCAGCAGATGCGCTTCCAG GTGCAGACCCACCTTCAAGTCATTGAAGAAAGGATGAATCAGAGCCTGGGGCTGCTTGACCAGAACCCCCGCCTGGCTCAGGAGCTGTGGCCCCAGATCC AGGAGCTCCTCCACTCTGAGCACCTGGGTCCCAATGAGTTGGAAGCCCCCGCCCCAGGGGGCAGCAGTGAGGACAAGGGTGGGCTGCAGCCTCTGGATTCCAAGGATG ACACTCCCATGGCCCTTCCCAAAG GGTCTGCAGAACAAGATGCTGCATCCTCTGGGAAAGAGAAGATGTCCCCCCTGGAGCAGTATGAGCGAAAG GTGAATGTGTCTGTTCCAAGGGGTTTTCCTTTCCACTCTTCGGAGATTCAGAGAGATGAGCTG